The genomic window AATTTGGCGGGATTTAAGATTTATTGGCGAGACACCACTGCGCCACAATGGCAATTTAGCCGATATGTTGGCCTTATGGATAAATTCACCTTAACCAACATCGTGATTGATAATTATTATTTTGGGGTTGCTTCGGTCGGTAATAACGGATACGAAAGTCCTGTTGCATTGGGTGCATTTCAAAAGTTCCTCTAATGCTCTGCCAAAAGTTTAGTAACACACGTCCAATTGTTAGATTGCCAAGCACATCTGAGGTTCAAAATATGATTGACCCCCTGTTCGCTCCATCGTTGGCCACTGCGTTTGCAACGGGTCTGAACCAACGTTCGGTTTGCGGCTTCCATTGCCCCATTACCGATACACAGACCTCGTTTTAAATACGATGGATAATTCATCCTATCGG from Rhodothermia bacterium includes these protein-coding regions:
- a CDS encoding ISLre2 family transposase translates to DRMNYPSYLKRGLCIGNGAMEAANRTLVQTRCKRSGQRWSEQGVNHILNLRCAWQSNNWTCVTKLLAEH